Genomic segment of Candidatus Desulfatibia profunda:
ATCACCCGGAGCAGTTTAAGGATTCACCGTTGGGAAAAATTCCCAAAGAGTGGCAGTTTGGATCAATCAACAACCTTGCTGTAAACCACGATAGCCGGCGAATTCCACTCAAACAAGCTGACCGCGACAAACGGCAAGGGGACTATCCATACTATGGAGCTTCAGGTATCATTGATTGGATTGATGAATATCTTTTTGACGGCGACTACGTATTGCTTGGTGAGGACGGCGAGAATATAGTTTCCCGTGAACTTCCGTTGGCGTTTCGTGTGTCGGGTAAATTTTGGGTTAATAATCATGCTCACATTTTCGATCCATTGCCTGGAGTGGATATTCAGTTTTTTACAGAGCTGTTGGAATATACTGATTATAACAAGATAGTCATTGGTTCTGCTCAGCCAAAGTTGACACAAGAAGGCCTGGGAAAATTGTTGTTCAAAATACCGACGCCAAGCGAACAAACGAGGATTGCTGATATGCTTGAGGCTCACGACACCCGCATCAGCGCCGAAGAACAATACCGCGACAAGCTCAAACTCCAGAAAAAGGGCCTGATGCACGACCTGTTAACCGGCAAGGTCAGGGTTAAGGTGTAGGCTGTCACGGTCTTATTATTGTATGCTTATCAGCTTTAAATATTTCATTGCTAACTCAAATCATTGACCTCAACCGACCGAAAGTATATATTGATTTGTAATTTCTTACTTTAATTGCGAAATAGAGGAATAAGCCTATATATTATCCTCAAAAGGAGATTTTGCCATGGCTACCCAAATTCTGAAAGAATTGATAGAAAAAACCGAAACTCTCAGCACTGAAGAAAATTTGGAGCTGATCGCTCATTTGGTTGGAAAAATTCGGAAGGATCATGCCGGATCCGGCCGGCATCGCAAATGGAGTGAAATATGCGGTGCTGCACCGTATCCGCTCGTAGGAGAAGATGCACAGGCCTGGGTAACGCGGGCACGGCATGAATCAAACGCCCAAAGAATGAATTAGGGGAGATCATATTGCGTATCTATATAGACACTTCGGTGATCGGCGGTTGCTGCGATGAAGAATTTGCAGAGTGGTCTTTGCGGTTGATGCAGGAGTTCCGGGATGGGCTAAAGATTGCTGTTATTTCGGATATTACGCTCCAGGAACTTGAAATCGCCCCGGAAATCGTGAGATCACAATTAAAGGAATTACCGCCTGCTTGCCGGGAGTATATTATCCTCGATGACGAGGCGATGCAGTTGGCACAAGCTTATCTTCGTGAAGGTGTGCTCACTGACAAATATCTGTTGGATGCGCAGCATATTGCGATGGCGACATTGAACAGGGTTGATGTTATGGTGAGCTGGAATTTCAAGCATATCGTCAACTTAAATCGAATCAGACTTTATAATTCCGTAAATCTGAAGCTTGGATACCCTATGATCGATATCCGTTCGCCAAGGGAGGTATTGTATGAAGAGCTTTGATGCTGTGAAAACGATGCGTGATATTCGCGCTCAGTTGTCGGAACGTTATCGGGAAGATGCAAAACGACAGACAGATGATTTGCGCCGAATTCGCGAAAAATATAATATGTACTCGTCACAACCGACCGTTGAGCAACCCAAAGTAGCCGAGAATGAAGCCAAATACGGGGACACTGATTCCCAACCCGGAAAAGCCGATTGAAGAAGCAAAGAGGACTTGTGCGACTCTGGCGTAAATCCTGATTTGTCCGGGAGCCGAAGGCATTGCCCATCCCTATCGTTGTACTGGAAGTTGTCGCCCCATGTGAAATATAGGTTTAAAAGGAACCTTATGTCACCGCTGCCCCATGAAAAGACCTACGTGGAAATCCCTTTTATCGAGCAATTAAAGCAGATGGGCTGGGCTCACATCGAGGGGGATATCGACGTGCCGTATCTGACGGAACGGGAGAGTTTTCGCGATGTCCTGCTCACCGGAAGACTGCGGGCCGCGCTGAAAACGATCAACATTGATGCTGCGGGCAAACCGTGGTTGGATGACGACCGCATCGATCAGGTGGTCGGCCGGCTGGAACGCATCAGTGCGCCTAAATTGATGGAAGCCAACCGGGAGGTCTTTGATCTGATCGTAGGCGGTGTTGAAGTCGGCGGAGATGCAGGCGCCCTTCACGACAGGGACCGCACGGCCGCGGTTATCGATTTTGAGAATCCCGCAAGAAACGATTTCCTGGCCGTCAGCCAATTCCGGGTGGAGGTTCCCGGCGGCAAGCATTTTATCGTTCCGGATATCGTGCTTTTTGTCAACGGCATCCCCATGGTGGTGGTGGAATGCAAAAGTCCGAAACTGACCAATCCCATGGAAGAAGGGATCAACCAGCTTTTGCGATACTCCAACCTGCGGTCGGAAGTTGAAGAAGACGAGGGGTGCGAACGGCTCTTTTACCACAACCAGTTCATGATCAGCACATTCAAGCAGAAGGCTAGGGCAGCAACGGTCGGGGCCGGGTATGAACAATACATGGAGTGGAAAGATACCAGCCCGGTTCCCATGAGCAAAGTTGCCGGATCGCTGGACAAACATCTGCGGGAAGACAGCTCCAATGTGGTTTTCACCATGGTACAGAAATACCAGGAAAAAGCGCCGGATACCGACGACTATGAAATTCCCAAACCCCACATGCTGAAGGCGGCCGCCCCTTCAGGCAAAAAGCCGGGCAAACACAAACTTCCTGCCAAGCCGATTCTGTTTCCGGTCTGGAACTCTTCCGAAAAAATACTGGTGCTGGTGGACGAAGCCCATCGGTCGCACACCAGCATGCTGCATGCCAATATGATTCAGGCCCTGCCCAACTGCGCCAAGATCGGTTTTACCGGAACGCCGATTATCGCCGGAAGAAGCAAAAAAAGAACCCATGAGATTTTCGGCGATTATATCGATCAATACACCATCGAGCAGTCCCAAAAGGACGGGGCTACGGTCAAGATTCTGTATGAGGGGCGCAAGGCCGAGGCAGCCGTGGAAGACGGCCGGACCCTGGATCAATTTTTTGACGATATGTTCCGGTCACGAACCGAAGAGGAACGAGAGGCCATCCGACGCCGGTACGGCACCGTGGTCCACATTCTGGAAGCCAAGGATCTCATCCAGGTCAAGGCCGAGGATATGCTGCTTCATTATGCCGCCAATATTATGCCCAACGGATTGAAAGCCCAGGTTGTGGCGGTCAGCCGCCGGGCGGCAATCCGGTATTATGAGGCCTTCAAAAAAGCCCAAAAAAAACTGCTAAGAAGGCTTGATTTGCTCGATCCGCAACTTTTTAATTTGTCATTGGATGCGCAGAAAGACCTGGATGAAGAAACCCGGTTTTTGATCGTTGCCAGGAAAAACAAAGACACACTGAAAAAACTTGAGTTCGCCGCCATCATCTCCGGCGATCATAACGATCCGCCGTCCTACAAGGCGCATACCGACAGGGCCAAACACGAAATCCTGGTGGGCAAGGACGGGCGTTTTAAAAAGCCTCTGGCCCAGGATAAGCTGGCCCTCATTATTGTCAAAAGCATGCTGCTGGTCGGATTTGACGTGCCGGTGGAACAGGTGATGTATCTTGATCGCTTTATGCACGGGCATGAGCTTTTGCAGGCCATTGCCAGGGTCAACCGGCGCTATCCGGGTAAAACCCGTGGACTGGTGGTCGATTATTACGGTGTGGGCGACCGGCTGACCGAAGCCCTGGAGATGTATTCCAGTGTTGATATTCAGGGTGCTCTGGTTAACATTAAAGATGAACTTCCCAAGCTGGATGACCGGCACCGGAGGGTTATCGAGCTGTTTCGTTCTCGGGGGATCGATGATATTGCGGATATCGACGCCTGCGTGGATGAGTTGAGAGATGTGAAGCTTAGGGCGGAGTTTATCGGCAAGTTTGCTGAATTTATCGAAAGCATGGATATTATCCTGCCGCGTCCCGAAGCCCTGCCGTATATCTATGATATGAAGCTTTTAGGGTTCATCAACAAGACCGCAGCCAACCGTTACCGGGATTCGCAGCTCAATATCGCCGGGGTGGGCAATAAAGTTAAACAATTGATCGATGAGCATGTTATTGCCCAGGGCGTTGATCCCAAGATTCCGCCGATTTCGATTCTGGATAAAAATTTTGAAAAACAAGTGGGTGCCGTTAAATCTAAGAAATCCCAGGCCCTGGAAATGGAGCATGCCGTCAAATATTATATCGAAAAGCACCATCAGGAAGATCCCGCGTTTTATAAAAAGCTCAGTGAACGCTTAAAGGCGATCTTGGATGCCTTTTGCGACAACTGGGACACGCTGGCCGAGGAATTGCGAAAATTTATCCGTGAAGCCAGGAAAGGCCGGGAAGAAGACCAGACCGGCTTAGATCCAAAGACCCAGGCACCGTTTCTGGGAATCCTGATCGAAGAATACGATAAAAAGCCGGATGAGCAGACAATGAAGAGTTTCTGCGAGGCCGTGGTTGATATGGTGGATCATATCCGGCAGGAAATCCGGGTCGTCGACTTCTGGCGCAGCCGCCATGCCCAGGACATGTTGCGATTGTGGATCATCAATGAAGTGGATGATCTTAATCTGATTCCTTTTGAAAACCAGGAAAAGCTGGCCGATCGGTTTATGGAACTGGCCAAAGCGCTGCGCCTTTGGCAGGGTTATTTTGAACTCTTGGAAAGTGAAAAGTCCAAGGGAAGAGAGCATTTTGTATTCTGGTACAGAAAACAGCTTCAAAGGCAACTCAAAGGCCGCATTCCTCGTTATGATAAAAGAATCGGGGTCGCCGTAAAAGGGTTCAGAATTTTAGATCTGGGCCACCGCTGGGCTTCCTGCGGCCGCAACGGCGTAATCAGTTTTAACTGGCGTTCAATAATGGCACCGATCTGGGTTTTTGATTATATCCTGGTTCATGAAATGGTTCACAAGATTGAACGCAGGCATTCAAAAAAGTTCTGGAGTCTGGTGTCCCGTGTGATACCCGACTATGAAGAACATGCCCGCTGGCTCAATGAAAACGGCGCAAACCTTGATTTATAATTATGCAATAGGAGATGCCGGTGAAATATTAACTTTTTATTTTGAATGGAATTGCAAAACTATAACAGGAATGAATAACAGTCCTATTGAAAGAGGTGCCCAAAAAACCGGATTGGTTCCGGATTCGGATCAGGCCCGCTGGGCCATAGGTGAAATCAAGGCTATCCTCTACTCCTATATGAAATGGGTTCACAGTCTGGTGATGTTCGGCAGCTACGCCCGGGGGCAAGCCGGACATTATTCCGACGTCGATTTTTTAGTCTTGCTGAAAAAGGGTGAACAGCTTAGAAAAATTAAGAGAATTTTATTTGACTTTACGCTGAAACTTAACAGGAAAAACACAGACCCGGTTAAAATTCAGATCGTATCTTTTGATGAGAAGCAGATTGAGTATCTGTTCGAGCTTGCGACGCCACTGGCACATGCAGCTCGCCATGGTGTGGTTATCTGGGATGACGGCTGGTTTAAAACGCTCCTTTCCCGGCCATATCCCAAATGGCCTACCAGAGAAGGGGCGGTGGAGGCGTTTACACGTTGGATCGTGTGGATGTATTTTCGCTGTGCCATCGATTTAAAACGTGAGATGCTGAGGGATCATGGGCCGGAGGGGCTATGCACGCAAGAGAAAAAGTGCATGGGCCACTTTAGCGGGGACATTTTAGCGAGGGTAATTTCAAGAATGCTTTATGTGACATTACCCGCAAGGGGCTTTCTGCCGCTTACTAAACCCGAAGCCATAAAAATGGCATTAGAGGCGTATGGCAGGAGTGCCTGCAGACCGGTTGCGTTGGCGATGAATGTTCTCAGAAAGGAGCGGGGCATCAGCTATCACGAGTTTCAGGTACTTTTTCCATTTGCGCGCAGGTTATTTCGTGAATGCGTCAGAGCTTGTGGCCCCAAAAACCCAAAGGTTATTGAAGCGTTATGGAGTAATGCTAATATTTATAAGTACCTTAGGAAAGGCGGTTAATGAACACGGCGGTTTCGGAACGTGGAAGTGGGAGGTGAAAAAAATGAAACTTTTTGGAGGGGTTGCGTTCGCACTGCTTTTTGGGGTCGTCCAGCTATATCCTTCGGCATGCCTGGGAGAAAAGATCCCGGTGGTGGCCAGCATTTTTCCGGTGGCGGATATGGTGCAGTCCGTCGGCGGGGAGCATGTGGATGTCAGCTTTATCCTGCCGGCCGGCGCCAGCCCGCATACCTTTGAACCCAAGCCCAGCCTGGTAAAAACAATTACAGCGGCACGGATCTTTTTCATGGTCGGCGCCGGGTTGGAATTCTGGGCTGAAAAATTTGTCAAGCTGGCAGGACCCGGACTGACAACGGTCGTATTGTCCGAAGGGGTTGCTCTGATCCATAGCGCCGGTCATCATCATGAAAATAATGCCGGAAGCCCATATGGAAAACCGGGCGGTTCAGACCACGAATCGGGCATTGCCAATCCCCACATCTGGCTGGACCCGGTCACCGCCAAGTCGATGGTCGCCAAAATTGTTTTGGCCTTAAGTCAGATCGACCGGCAGCATGAAGCGTTTTATCAGGAACAGGGCCGAAAGTACCTGGTGGAGATTGATCGACTCGACAAGCGGATCAAAACGACCGTGGAAACTTTCAAAATCAGAAAATTTGTTGCCTTTCACGCTTCCTGGGATTACTTTGCCAGGAGCTACGGCCTTGAATCTGTCGGTGTCATCGAGGCCGCCCCGGGCAGAAACCCGACCCCGATTCAGATTAAACATATCGTGAATCAGATCAGACGGCATCGTATTCGGGCGGTGTTTGCCGAACCCCAGCTCAATCCCAGGGCCGCAGAGGTTATTGCCAAGGAAGCAGGGGTGAGCGTTCTGCTGCTGGATCCTTTGGGCGGTCCCAATCTGAAAGACCGCAGCACGTATATTGATCTGATGAAATACAACCTGAAGGTTATGCAGGAGGCCATGCAATGAAGGCTGCGGCGATAGATACTGAGAATGAAAAGGCCGTCTATGTGGATCTGCATGACGTTTGGGTGGCCTTTGACTCAAAATGGATATTAAAGTCGATATATTTCAAGTGCTATGCCGGTGAAATTTTCGGCATCGTCGGTCCCAACGGCGGCGGCAAAACAACCCTGTTAAATGTGATTTTAGGGCTTGTGCGGCCTGCCAAAGGGAGTGTGAAACTGTTCGGACAGCCCCCGGGCAAAAACAGCCGGCTCGACATCGGGTACCTGCCGCAGATTTCGCGTGCGGACCGCACCTTCCCGGTAACCGTGCTGGATGTCGTGCTGATGGGGCTATATAACCGGCTGGGATTTTTTACCCGGCCGGACCGCAAAAGCAAAGAAGTCGCCATGGAGCTGCTTGCTCAGGTACACATGGCCGAGCATGCTCACAGACCTTTCGGGGTACTGTCCGGCGGGCAGCAGCAGCGGGTGAATATCGCCCGGGCCCTGGCCGCGAAACCCAAGCTGTTGATCCTTGATGAGCCTTCGACCGGGGTCGACAGTGTGGCCCAGGAAGACTTTTATGAACTTTTAGCCAAACTCAGGGATGAGCAGGGCGTATCCGTCATCATGGTGTCCCATGATATCGGAATGGTTACGTCGCAGGCCGACCGCGTGGCCTGCCTGAACACGCAGCTTCACTACCATGGTGAACCCGATTCCTGTTTTGCAGCTCAAATACAGGAGAAAGTTTATGGAAAAGACATGAAGGTAATGGTCCACGACTCAAAATGTGCTACCTGCTACCACAGGCACGAAAACCATGATTGAAATGTTCAGTTTTGAATTTATGCAAAATGCCTTTATGGCCGGGGCTATGCTGAGTCTGGTGCTGGCGGTGGTCTCTTTTTTTGTTGTTTTGCGCCGGTTGTCATTTATCGGTGTGGGTGTCGCACACTCGGCTTTCGGCGGCGTGGCTCTGGGCGCACTGCTGGGCATTTCACCGACCCTGACGGCCATCGGCTTTGCCGTGGCGGTTTCCAATGCCATCGGCTATATCGGCAAACAGGGGAAAATGAGTACGGATACCGCCATCGGCATCTTTTTTTCGCTGGCCATGGCCCTTGGGGTTATCTTTGTCGGCATGTCGGATCACTACAACGTGGATCTTTTCGGTTACCTGTTCGGAAACATCCTGGCGATCACCCGCACGGATTTGATCATTATTGCCGTGTTGAGCGCGCTGGTGCTTTTATCGATAAGTATCTTTTTCAAGGAACTGCTGTTTGTGGCCTATGATCGGGAAGTCGCCTTTGTCAGCGGGATGCCGGTGACCTTTCTCGATCATTTCTTTTTGACGATCCTGGCCCTTGCGGTCGTCATCAGCATGAAGGTTATCGGCATCGTGCTGGTATCGGCGCTTCTGGTCATTCCCGGGGCGGCCGCATCCCAACTGACCCAGCGTTACGTTTCCATGATCGCCGTCGCCGTCGTTATTGCGTTGGTATCCACTATCGGCGGCCTTTTCATTTCTTATTATGCCGACCTTGCTTCCGGCGCCACCATTGTCACCTTGGCATCGGCCATTTT
This window contains:
- a CDS encoding metal ABC transporter permease, which encodes MIEMFSFEFMQNAFMAGAMLSLVLAVVSFFVVLRRLSFIGVGVAHSAFGGVALGALLGISPTLTAIGFAVAVSNAIGYIGKQGKMSTDTAIGIFFSLAMALGVIFVGMSDHYNVDLFGYLFGNILAITRTDLIIIAVLSALVLLSISIFFKELLFVAYDREVAFVSGMPVTFLDHFFLTILALAVVISMKVIGIVLVSALLVIPGAAASQLTQRYVSMIAVAVVIALVSTIGGLFISYYADLASGATIVTLASAIFFLTFAVGRFRK
- a CDS encoding ABC transporter ATP-binding protein encodes the protein MKAAAIDTENEKAVYVDLHDVWVAFDSKWILKSIYFKCYAGEIFGIVGPNGGGKTTLLNVILGLVRPAKGSVKLFGQPPGKNSRLDIGYLPQISRADRTFPVTVLDVVLMGLYNRLGFFTRPDRKSKEVAMELLAQVHMAEHAHRPFGVLSGGQQQRVNIARALAAKPKLLILDEPSTGVDSVAQEDFYELLAKLRDEQGVSVIMVSHDIGMVTSQADRVACLNTQLHYHGEPDSCFAAQIQEKVYGKDMKVMVHDSKCATCYHRHENHD
- a CDS encoding zinc ABC transporter substrate-binding protein, with product MKLFGGVAFALLFGVVQLYPSACLGEKIPVVASIFPVADMVQSVGGEHVDVSFILPAGASPHTFEPKPSLVKTITAARIFFMVGAGLEFWAEKFVKLAGPGLTTVVLSEGVALIHSAGHHHENNAGSPYGKPGGSDHESGIANPHIWLDPVTAKSMVAKIVLALSQIDRQHEAFYQEQGRKYLVEIDRLDKRIKTTVETFKIRKFVAFHASWDYFARSYGLESVGVIEAAPGRNPTPIQIKHIVNQIRRHRIRAVFAEPQLNPRAAEVIAKEAGVSVLLLDPLGGPNLKDRSTYIDLMKYNLKVMQEAMQ
- a CDS encoding nucleotidyltransferase domain-containing protein yields the protein MNNSPIERGAQKTGLVPDSDQARWAIGEIKAILYSYMKWVHSLVMFGSYARGQAGHYSDVDFLVLLKKGEQLRKIKRILFDFTLKLNRKNTDPVKIQIVSFDEKQIEYLFELATPLAHAARHGVVIWDDGWFKTLLSRPYPKWPTREGAVEAFTRWIVWMYFRCAIDLKREMLRDHGPEGLCTQEKKCMGHFSGDILARVISRMLYVTLPARGFLPLTKPEAIKMALEAYGRSACRPVALAMNVLRKERGISYHEFQVLFPFARRLFRECVRACGPKNPKVIEALWSNANIYKYLRKGG
- a CDS encoding restriction endonuclease subunit S; the protein is MGKIPKEWQFGSINNLAVNHDSRRIPLKQADRDKRQGDYPYYGASGIIDWIDEYLFDGDYVLLGEDGENIVSRELPLAFRVSGKFWVNNHAHIFDPLPGVDIQFFTELLEYTDYNKIVIGSAQPKLTQEGLGKLLFKIPTPSEQTRIADMLEAHDTRISAEEQYRDKLKLQKKGLMHDLLTGKVRVKV
- a CDS encoding PIN domain protein; this translates as MILRIYIDTSVIGGCCDEEFAEWSLRLMQEFRDGLKIAVISDITLQELEIAPEIVRSQLKELPPACREYIILDDEAMQLAQAYLREGVLTDKYLLDAQHIAMATLNRVDVMVSWNFKHIVNLNRIRLYNSVNLKLGYPMIDIRSPREVLYEEL
- a CDS encoding DUF45 domain-containing protein, with the translated sequence MSPLPHEKTYVEIPFIEQLKQMGWAHIEGDIDVPYLTERESFRDVLLTGRLRAALKTINIDAAGKPWLDDDRIDQVVGRLERISAPKLMEANREVFDLIVGGVEVGGDAGALHDRDRTAAVIDFENPARNDFLAVSQFRVEVPGGKHFIVPDIVLFVNGIPMVVVECKSPKLTNPMEEGINQLLRYSNLRSEVEEDEGCERLFYHNQFMISTFKQKARAATVGAGYEQYMEWKDTSPVPMSKVAGSLDKHLREDSSNVVFTMVQKYQEKAPDTDDYEIPKPHMLKAAAPSGKKPGKHKLPAKPILFPVWNSSEKILVLVDEAHRSHTSMLHANMIQALPNCAKIGFTGTPIIAGRSKKRTHEIFGDYIDQYTIEQSQKDGATVKILYEGRKAEAAVEDGRTLDQFFDDMFRSRTEEEREAIRRRYGTVVHILEAKDLIQVKAEDMLLHYAANIMPNGLKAQVVAVSRRAAIRYYEAFKKAQKKLLRRLDLLDPQLFNLSLDAQKDLDEETRFLIVARKNKDTLKKLEFAAIISGDHNDPPSYKAHTDRAKHEILVGKDGRFKKPLAQDKLALIIVKSMLLVGFDVPVEQVMYLDRFMHGHELLQAIARVNRRYPGKTRGLVVDYYGVGDRLTEALEMYSSVDIQGALVNIKDELPKLDDRHRRVIELFRSRGIDDIADIDACVDELRDVKLRAEFIGKFAEFIESMDIILPRPEALPYIYDMKLLGFINKTAANRYRDSQLNIAGVGNKVKQLIDEHVIAQGVDPKIPPISILDKNFEKQVGAVKSKKSQALEMEHAVKYYIEKHHQEDPAFYKKLSERLKAILDAFCDNWDTLAEELRKFIREARKGREEDQTGLDPKTQAPFLGILIEEYDKKPDEQTMKSFCEAVVDMVDHIRQEIRVVDFWRSRHAQDMLRLWIINEVDDLNLIPFENQEKLADRFMELAKALRLWQGYFELLESEKSKGREHFVFWYRKQLQRQLKGRIPRYDKRIGVAVKGFRILDLGHRWASCGRNGVISFNWRSIMAPIWVFDYILVHEMVHKIERRHSKKFWSLVSRVIPDYEEHARWLNENGANLDL